The bacterium nucleotide sequence TTCTATTAGATTTTTCCCCCTTTTTCCTTTGTTGACTTAGTATAGCCCTGTTCATATTACAGCTTAATATTCTTCATAGCAGGCGCTTTTTCCTAAAATAGATAAATACGGCCAGGGTAGAGGCTATGGCAATCCCAAAGACAAATGCTACTCCCTTTATCCCCCATTTAAACTCAGGAAGGGCTATATTCATTCCATAGTAGCTTGTAATCATTAAAAATGGCATAGCCAATGTAGCGATTACAGTAAGAACCTTTAGGACTTCAGAAAGATGGGATTCTAAGTTTGAAGAGCATACCTCAAGGATATGGGTTAGAATATCCCTATAGGTGTTAAGGGTTGTATTTACTTGGATAATATGGTCAGCTATATCCTTAAAATAGGGGATAGTTTCTTCCTTTATGATGGGAAATGGTTTTCTAATAATGGTGTTGATCACTGACTGCTGGGGAAGGATTATTCTTCTAAGCGACAAAATCTTCTTTTTGATATCAAAGAGACGGCTTATCGCATTCCGGGAGGGATTAAGCATAGCCTCTTCCTCTGCCCTGTCAATTTCAGCATCAATCCTTTCAGTAATGAGAAGGAAGCTATCTACTATTTTATCAAGAATAGAATGGAGAAGGAAGCAGGAATTATTCTTAAGAAGCTCTTCCTTCTTCTTTATTGTGCCTATAAGCTCAGATAAAGCAGGGATTGGCCTTTCGTGAACTGAGACTACATAGTTTTTTCCCACAAATATGCTTATCCCTTCAATTTCAGAATTCACCAATGCATGGACAACGATAAAGAGATAATCCTCAAACTCATCAATCTTTGACTGATTTTGGGGGAAGATACAATCCTCAATGGATAGCTCATGGAATTTAAAGACATCCTCTAATATATCAATATCTGTCTCATTTGGGTCTTCTATATCTATCCATAAAAGCTCAGCCTTGGAAAGATTAAGCCCTATCTCTTCCCTTTTTATATCAGAGGCTATTTTTTCATCTATATAAGCAAATGATTTCAGCATAATGATAGAGCACCAGAGCAGCCTACTAGCATCCTTCTAGCACCAGTTTTCATATCTTTTCTTCCCCGATGTATTTTCTTAAAACCTCTGGAATAATTACCCTTCCATCTTCGGTTTGATAATTTTCCAAAACTGCCGCAAATGTTCTTCCTACCGCCAAACCTGAACCATTCAATGTATGAACATATCTAGCCTTTGACTCCCGACTTTCGACTCCCGACTCCCGACTTCTATACTTTATATTGCATCTTCTTGCCTGGAAATCGGTAAAATTAGAGCAAGAGGATATTTCTACATATTTTCCCATTCCAGGCATCCATACCTCAATATCATATGTCTTTGAGGCTGAAAATCCAAGGTCTCCTGTGCATAAGCTAACAACCCTGTATGGCAATTCCAATCTTTCCAATACTTTACAAGCATCGGACAATAGAATTTCAAGCTCTGAATATGAATCCTCTGGTTTGCTTATTCTAACAAGCTCAATCTTATCAAACTGATGCTGCCTTATTAAGCCCCTTGTCTCCTTTCCATAGCTTCCCGCCTCTTTTCTAAAACAGGGTGTATAGGCGGTATAAAGCAGAGGAAGGTCATCTTCCTTCAAGATTTCATCAGAATGGAGATTGGTAAGGGGAACCTCAGCAGTTGGGATAAGCCATAAATCGCAATTGGTGCATTTAAATAGATCATCAGAAAATTTTGGAAGCTGTCCTGTTCCTCTCATTGTTTTTGAAGAAACCAGGAATGGTGGCGAAATCTCGTTATAACCATTTTCTTTTGTATGAAGGTTTAGCATAAAGTTTATCAAAGCCCTTTCCAGTAAAGCTCCCTTTCCTATATAAAGGGAAAACTTTGAGCCAGATAATTTTGTTGCCCTTTTTGCATCCAATATTCCCAAAGCTTCTCCCATTTCCCAATGTGGCTTTGGAGCAAAGGAGAATTCCCTTATTTTCCCCCATCTTCTTATCTCTTTGTTATCATCTGGGCCTTTTCCAATAGGAACCGAGGAATGGGGAATGTTTGGAATAAAATATAAGAGCTTATCCAGCCCCTCTTCTATTTCTCTTATTTTTCCCTCAAGCCCTTTTATTTTAGAAGATAAAGCCTTTGTTTCTTCAATCAGGTTTTTTTCTCCCCTGTTTATCCTCTTTTGAATTAGATTTCTCTTTTCTCTTGCCTTATCAATTTCTTGGATAAGCATCCTTCTCTCTTTTTCCTTTTCTTCAAAGGAAGAAAGGAAATCAAAGGAATACCCCCTCTTGTTTAATGCCTCCCTTACCGTCTCAATATTTTCCCTGATAAACTTTATATCTAGCATAGCTTAGTGAACACCCCTTTTGCCTCTTTGATAAACTCTTTAGCATAAGCAAGTTGGGTTTGGGCATCTTCTTTGGTTATCTTTACAAAATCTCCATAATCAGCATCTTCGCGGATATCTTTGGCTTTTGCTAATAATTTGCCAATCTCTTTTGAAAAAAATCCTGGTTTAACAATATGCTGGTTAAATAGAGCAATTACCCCTGAATGTTTGCTTGAATCAAGCTCTTTTAGGGCAAGAAGAGCCCTGGCTGCTGTAAACATTGCATAGTAAGTTCTGTTGACTGAGAGTCCATAGTGATTTTTGGCTAGACTATCCTCTGCCTCTACCAATCTTTCTTTTGCTTTCTCAATTCTATATTTGGCTAAATTTATTCGGCTCACAAGACCACCCCTTCTTTTTCTACTTTCTCAAGAAAGAACGAACCCAATCCCTTATTCTTTTTATATTCAGATAGGCTGTAGACGACAGTGGCTAATGGACTATTGGTTTCAAACAAATAATCTGCTGCTATATCACTTATTTCATCCCTTATGCCCTTTCTTTTCTTAACCAGGATAAATATATCTATATCTGATTCTTTAGTAAAATCACCCCTTGTTTTTGAACCAAAAAGCCTAATGGAAAGAATTTTATTCCCCAATCTTTCCCTTATCTCTTTTACGAAAGAGGTTACCACTCTCTTCTCTTTCTTATTTAAATAGACCATCTTTATATTACCTTAATTTTTCCAAAACAGCCCTTCTCATTACATCAATTGGTGGATAAACCCCTGTCCATATTTCAAATGCTCTTGCCCCCTGATGGATAAGCATTTCAATGCCATTTATAATCTTTGCCCCCCTCTTTTCTCCTTCAATTAAAAGCCTTGTTTTTGGTGGATTATAGATAATGTCATAGACAATTTGTTCTTTCTGAATAAGTGATAGCTCAATGGGAATAGGGTCATTTTCCTTCATTCCCAAAGGGCTTGCATTTATAATGAGGTCATAGGGTTCTACTTTGCCATCAAAGCTCTTTACAAAGCAGTTAAAATTGTCCTTTAGTAAGCGATAAAGCCCGTCTTCCCTCTCTTTTGAAACATCAGAGATACAAAGCCGGGCTATACCCTCATATGCCAATGATACACCAATTGCCCTGCCTGCCCCACCACATCCTATAAGCAAGGCATTTTTTCCCTTTAAACTAAAATCCTTAATTGATGCAATAAACCCCTCTCCATCTGTATTATAGCCAAAGATTCCATTTTCCCGCATTCCGCATTCCGCATTTCGCATTCCGAATTTAATAGTATTTACCGCACCAATCATTTTTGCCTTTTCATCTATCCCTGTAAGATGGCTCATTGCTTCAATCTTATGAGGAATTGTTACATTAACGCCAACAATACCCAAGGCAGAAAGACCATATATTGCCTCCTTAAGCCTTTCTGGTTCTACATTAAAGGGAAGATATACCCAATTCATATTAAGCTGTGAAAAGCAAGCATTGTGCATTATGGGAGAAAATGTATGTTTAACAGGCCATCCCATAACCCCAACAATCTTTGTTTTCCCTGTAATTTGCATAAGAAAATTATCCCATAAAATCAAGATAATTTCAAGCATAAAAAAATCCTAAAGTTTTTTTAAAAAAATGCCGATATAAATATAAA carries:
- a CDS encoding magnesium transporter CorA family protein encodes the protein MLKSFAYIDEKIASDIKREEIGLNLSKAELLWIDIEDPNETDIDILEDVFKFHELSIEDCIFPQNQSKIDEFEDYLFIVVHALVNSEIEGISIFVGKNYVVSVHERPIPALSELIGTIKKKEELLKNNSCFLLHSILDKIVDSFLLITERIDAEIDRAEEEAMLNPSRNAISRLFDIKKKILSLRRIILPQQSVINTIIRKPFPIIKEETIPYFKDIADHIIQVNTTLNTYRDILTHILEVCSSNLESHLSEVLKVLTVIATLAMPFLMITSYYGMNIALPEFKWGIKGVAFVFGIAIASTLAVFIYFRKKRLL
- the serS gene encoding serine--tRNA ligase, which codes for MLDIKFIRENIETVREALNKRGYSFDFLSSFEEKEKERRMLIQEIDKAREKRNLIQKRINRGEKNLIEETKALSSKIKGLEGKIREIEEGLDKLLYFIPNIPHSSVPIGKGPDDNKEIRRWGKIREFSFAPKPHWEMGEALGILDAKRATKLSGSKFSLYIGKGALLERALINFMLNLHTKENGYNEISPPFLVSSKTMRGTGQLPKFSDDLFKCTNCDLWLIPTAEVPLTNLHSDEILKEDDLPLLYTAYTPCFRKEAGSYGKETRGLIRQHQFDKIELVRISKPEDSYSELEILLSDACKVLERLELPYRVVSLCTGDLGFSASKTYDIEVWMPGMGKYVEISSCSNFTDFQARRCNIKYRSRESGVESRESKARYVHTLNGSGLAVGRTFAAVLENYQTEDGRVIIPEVLRKYIGEEKI
- a CDS encoding HEPN domain-containing protein; amino-acid sequence: MSRINLAKYRIEKAKERLVEAEDSLAKNHYGLSVNRTYYAMFTAARALLALKELDSSKHSGVIALFNQHIVKPGFFSKEIGKLLAKAKDIREDADYGDFVKITKEDAQTQLAYAKEFIKEAKGVFTKLC
- a CDS encoding nucleotidyltransferase domain-containing protein produces the protein MVYLNKKEKRVVTSFVKEIRERLGNKILSIRLFGSKTRGDFTKESDIDIFILVKKRKGIRDEISDIAADYLFETNSPLATVVYSLSEYKKNKGLGSFFLEKVEKEGVVL
- the aroE gene encoding shikimate dehydrogenase; protein product: MLEIILILWDNFLMQITGKTKIVGVMGWPVKHTFSPIMHNACFSQLNMNWVYLPFNVEPERLKEAIYGLSALGIVGVNVTIPHKIEAMSHLTGIDEKAKMIGAVNTIKFGMRNAECGMRENGIFGYNTDGEGFIASIKDFSLKGKNALLIGCGGAGRAIGVSLAYEGIARLCISDVSKEREDGLYRLLKDNFNCFVKSFDGKVEPYDLIINASPLGMKENDPIPIELSLIQKEQIVYDIIYNPPKTRLLIEGEKRGAKIINGIEMLIHQGARAFEIWTGVYPPIDVMRRAVLEKLR